gctaataataacttgtttacttagattattaaatttattctaagttgactcatgaaaatatttattatttgttacgtcttgtttatacatgtgaatatgtgtatatatatcatgcatatgtttatagaaagtcTTTATTGCTCTTACTATTTTGCCATACAAAGCGGGTTTCGGAcatccgcgggtttggttttggaAACGGATTATCACCCGAATCGGTGTTCGGTACGGTTTCGGGTTTGGGTGCACAGAGACTCCACCCGATTCGAATCCATCCTGTTGCCATTCCTATTTCTGATCAAGGTCATGTTCAAGTGCTTTCCACCAGAAACATGATGTAGATTTCAGTCTGCATAGCAGAGGAAAACTAAACATTAGCCTTCTGAGGCTCTCCTAAGCTTCTAAACTGCTAACTTGTCCTCGCTCATACTCAGGGCCTGTTGGAAACAAGGGAAATTTTTTCTACGTTTTTTCTGTGAAATTAAACCGATTCCTATGAAATTACTATGCAATTAGTACGAAATTCCTACGTCCCAAGCAGTGCACCATACAAATCTACGCCACCAAGGAAAGTATCACCATTGGTTGCGACACCCATTTCAACATCTGCGTAGAGAATCTGTATAAGGTATGCGAAGAAAATTACCTCAAAACTCCATTTGAAAACTCAAGAACCGACACATTCAGGAGGTACATTGCATGCACCAAACCCTGGTTTTGTCAATACCATATGTTTTTTTAAACTATGTAGCGgacccgtgcgttgctacgggacaactaaatcttttatactaaaaacacatggatcacacgataagataacaatactgttaaattaaatactgacgttaaagtgacatttaattcaaaaagcaaagttcgtgaaattaacacaatcacggagagcgcgacgttgcaggctcacaaactctactgtatagactttttcgtgatacggctaagataatattttatatcggcagaaagatttctccgatatctatttctttcatacGCCAATAAATACATaaataagttccgctgcatctccatataatcctgtacacacaggttcgagtatatatgtaaatattagtgcccgTCACATGGATAATACTACGTGTCTTAAAAAATCATTCATAAAatcttaaaacaaagtatgttatactcaccgtataaatatgtgtggctttaggactattccacacagacatatattgtagaataagatATCTACTTGAGTGTCTGTttcaagatgttgaattaggtgttgtaattcttaatttcgacatatttttcaggtcaaggcaaccaatggtgacacttttTTTAGTgatgcataattttatggtgtgcctcttgactatctgagtaaggacaagttagcaccgcaaaggctcagaaaagctgctgagaagaccaaggttgagttttcctccactatgcatactaaaacctacctccccgtttatcattgccgatgcttttgatgcaaagcaattcaacattaccatgatcaaatataagtttgagtctAGAGTGAGCAATCTTatagagggactctcatcctttatgtgatctgcctcaaggatattggTATCTCTACCCTACATCGTTCTCTTCAGCAATCAATTGATATAATTTCTAGGGTTGAAGGAGTTGTCTGGTCTTTGGAGGAAGCCTTGTACGATTGTTGCATGTCGCGCGTCGGATCGCACGGaggcaggacgatggacccatgttGGAATGTCACATAAAAAGTGTCCACGTTTTGCCCACgatttatttcccatgaatacaTGTAGGTACTAtaataacactaactacaccaaatgaaagattagagagaatttgcatagcctccagaaggatttatttattaagttctttggactctacaggtagttttgaaatatctatttgcatgtcttacctcgtatcctaattcaaaattttgtagtttaatttgaatatttaggtgattgtatatatataatattcaatacaagaataatctatgcatgatcttcttgGAAGATTTCTATagtgtaaagacatcttcgtttttcgtgcatgcccgtgctaacgctacgataaaaacaaaaggacaatatatcaattaaaaaataaagcaaaactcatgctcaaagtcaaagagataaattatggatgcttgaacTTTGTCGTCCGTTATCTACCAGCATGTCTATAAAATAGACtaaataaacaattaaacatagatagaaaactaaattaatgaaaggatcattgcaagacatcaatcatctcatagcttcggacaatatcacaaagctactaaaaactgtaaccgtgccctcacatcaaacattgttcatataaatggattacaatgaaaaTAGAAGCAAATGTTAATACACATGGAAATAAACGCACAAGTAGAGCAAATAATGCCATTTCAGGGGAAATTTTTCGGTGTAAACTTCAAACAATATCACAAGGAAAACTATCTTCTCAAGTTTTGTCCATCTTATAACACACGTGTACCATACAAATTTATTCACGAAAAAAGGATTACATACACACATTCAATAAAATTATGTttcacaagaaaagtataagaaTGATTGAGAAAACAAGTGTGTTCTATCCCTACGCCTTGGAGCGGACTTGGTACCACTGTCGCTTCTGATTCGGCATAGCTTCAATGTTCACGGTCATCCGCAACAACTGCACCCTTGGGTTCCTCTCTCCACCTCCGTGTTGTCCATCATGTGGGTTCTCCATCTTTTCATTTACAAGTTTTTGACCTTTCTGCACTTGAGTTAGTATGTTAATAATAGGAAGTTCAGACTCTTATGTGAAAACACAAAGTACCACATGTATCCAGTTTCTCTTTGTTTTTCATTCTTATTATGTTCATATGTGAAATAGTAACAGCAGGATTGCACCCCAAATAGCAACGGATGATAgacaagaaatctaaaattctAGGAAGAACTGCTATAGTTTTTTTCCTTCGTCAAGTCACATCTATCATGCCAGCAATACATAATGAATTCAAGTACTTGCTATAGTCCTTTCAGCCCACTTTTGAAAGTTCCCAGCCCTCCCTCGGTTGCCAGCAAGGATTTGACTTTTAACAACTACGGACCATGTATCATTTAAGTAAAGCTTTGGTCTGCCTCGAAAAGCATATTTATGATCAAGCTCTGCCAATTGCAAATTATAAAGAAAACGGCTGCCAATTGCAAATTATAAAGAAAACAGTTAACCATTCTGAAATACATATATATGAGATGTGCATGGAGGTCAACACACCTGAATCATAAGGCGCACATACTGGTTATCATGTTAAAGCATGAATGGATTTTTTGTTCCTTTATTAGCCATATATCCTGGTATCTCAACAATTAGCATATCATATGGAATCCAAAAATTTTTTGGACCAGTGAGATACAGAAGcacgaagggcgggcctggtgcaagcggtagagtcttaccgcatgtgaccggaaggtctcgggttcgagtcgTTGTCTCTTTTTTTTAGATATAGAAGCATCTAATTATCTATAGTAGGTAGTCTCTGATGTACaataaaaaagggcgtacccagtgcagagagcccccgctttgtgcggggtctagggaagggtgttagtggcaagccttaccctcgcctgtgcaatgcgaggataccgcaactcgaacccgggaccttccggtcacaggcggtaagactctaccgcttgcactaggcccgcccttcCCCAGGCAAAATAAGACGAGCAAAAAATAGCATGAATGGAACAGGTAGTCAGATAGGTCTTGTGACAGTTGCTCAATAGAGAGGTTAATCATTCATGCATCGCCAATACTTCACTAACAGAACCGTACTTATATCCAATACTTTCTCTACATTACCATAGTGTTGTTTTTCAAAATCCTGTATCGCCATAACCGGTATCCCACGTCGATGATACATGGTTAATCAGTATTAGACTAAGTAGCAGACTATAGAGGGAAGAGTACAGTAGATACTGTCAGAGGCAAACCAAAGAGCGTAAGAAGGGCAGAATAGAGAAGAAAAGATAAGAAGTAGCAAAAAAGCAGCACAGCAATTGAAGCAAACACGAGCATAAGAGAACTTGAAGAGATTACAGGAGGTAGAGAAGCAATAGGAGAGGAAGAGAAGTGAAATAAGTAAAGTGCCTTGGGTCTGGAGAGAGACGATAGCAACAGAAGATATGAACTTCGATTAAGAGAGAAAATTAGGCAAGAGGTGGAGAAGGCTCTGACAGAGTTTAAGGCGGAATAGATTAATCTAGTGTTTGAACTCacagatgagccgaccctcataTATATAGGTCAGCTGCTTGATAATTCAATCAAGCCAACTAACTTATctctagtaaaccttctcaaacTAACTCAATTAAACCTTCTGATCATGTCGCCTGAGACATCAGTAGGTGCAGCCATAGGAGTCCACAACAACAGCGAACTAAGGGCAACTATCAGCTGGAGACGATGGGAACTTAGGCCCTCAAGGCAGCAAGGTTGAGATTGATAGAGTAACATTGGGGGAATAAGGAATATCCAAATATGATCACCAAGAAGTTTAACGATGTACAATCAATAAGCAATATCCTAACTTTGTTTCTGAAAGGAGGTGCACATCCTAACAACGATATGTAAAAAATCCGTACCGCATAATATGCCTTCTTTATATCCGGTGCAGAAGCATCCTTGCTTACTCCAAGCACATCATAGAAATCCCTTGCATACACCCGCCTTGTGGCTAGCATCACAGGAACATAGAAGTTTTAATTACAGGCACACAGTTAATAGGAAGCATGTCTGAAACTTAAAAAACGGCAGTAAGAAGCAAACCTAAGTGCCAACTTAGAGCACTTTGCTATCTATTTTTCTTCGTTTGCACCGGTGATATCATCGACAGTGATGGGGGACAACACAGTGCTGCCATGGTTGCGATGGATGCGGTGGAGGTGAAGACTTCGTCAAATTTGATTTAATTTTCTTTTCTGGCATTGGCATGGTCTCTCCTGTATTGGTTATTGTTTTCCTTAATATAATTCAGGTATAAGATACTCTAGGGTGtctttttgccaaaaaaaaaagagcaaaGAAAAATAGCTTCAGTAATTGCCGAAGTCAATcctgttatttatttatttgttgagtTATCTTGGTACCTCATTTTTTTATAATGAGTACCCCATGTCTGAGGACAAACGCTCCTCTTTTCTCCTTTGTATAGATGCATTTTCTTAGTTTTCTGGTTGCCAAGTGGCTCTCTCAGCCTCTTGGGTGGTAGCTTTGATCTATTGAACAGAATACAGGGTATAAGAGTTGTCAGTTTTATCTAAAATCTAAGTCCATGGCTATAAAAAAAACATTAATCTGTTACATCCCTTTCTCAGTTGTATACCAGCATAAATAGTTTTTTTTGGCAGATTTGTCATATCTCTGGAATATAAAGTAGCAAAAATCATTCTTTATACGGGTTGTCAATTACAAATCAAACAGTATGAACTTCTACGTAACTTGTATGCCATCTACTAAGATTTATGCAGATAAAGAACCTGCATGTCATCTACTAAGATTTGTGCAGATAAAGAAATATAATTTTTGAACATGTTTGACTAATTTGACAAAGCTAAAGTGCACCAATAGGGAAGGAAACCTCTTAGATTTTCTCCTCGACTCGATGGCCTGCAGAGCAGTAAAACAGTTGGAAACCTATTTGGACTTAGCTGTTTAAGCGAGCAGAAAATGATTAAGGTGGCTGCACATCCATGCTTATAAATTTGAAGTACAATATATCATAAATATAAAAATGGCATACTGATTGAAGATGCTTTCCAATGCTATCCTGAAAGCACCCATCCCATAGCACCATTCTTGACATATCACCTTACCTTGTATTCAAGATCATCAAAGATGTTTATAGATCACACATTAAGATATTATGTGAAAATGAAACAGATGAAGCCTGAGAAGGCTTTCTATTAGTGAAGCACATACATGAAAGAAGTACATGTAGATCTCTTCCCCAGTCAATAGGATCACTGACAACAAACACTCAATTAACTCGCTCTGAATAAACATCATATGATGGGTGCCCTTTCACAGACATGTAATTGTCTGCTTGCCAAACTTTCCAAGTCTTGAAAGGATCCATGGGGTCAATATTTTTATAATATGATGCATATTGATCTATGGACAAAACTTTTCTATGGATACATATAACTCATGAAGAATTCACACAATAAATCTGACCCGTGTTTGTAATAGCAACATGAAGAATTACCTAAATCCGTGCTCGAACATCACTACTGTAGGCTCTCCTTTTCCAACAGCAGCAATAAGGTCATCTTCGAAACTGCAGAGTTCAAAAGGGGTTCCATTCAGAATCCTACAAGTCCATGAAGAAACAAGAAATCATTAATAAATCTAACCCGTGATTGCCGCATTCGGGAGGGGCAGCGCCGCCAAGCCTCACGCGCCGAAAGCGGCCTCGCCGGGCGGAGGCCACCAGCGTGGAGGGGCGACACGCGGGGAAGAAACCGGCGTTAGCGCAGAGGGGGCGACGTGCGCGGAAGTGGCGGCGCGCGAACGGTGGGTACGGGCGGGCGGGTATACTTCGCGAAAAAACCGCCACCGCACGCCATGGCGGAGGCCGGGAGGGGGCACGGCGCACGCGTCAAAGTGGGGGTGGGGGCGCCGTTGAGGAAGCCGCGCCCAGGGAGGAAGGGGCCGCTATTGGTCGTCGCCCTCCACGTCCCCGGCCTCGTCGCGCCCTCCGCCTCCTTGGGATAGGACGATGCGGGCAGCGTGACAGCGTCTGGCCGGCAGCGAAGAAAAGAGGGAAGGGTGGAGCACACGGCGCTGGGAGAGGCATAGCGTCGGCCCGGTGACGCCCGGCGGCGTCGCAACGTCGAGGGAGGCGGGGGAGGCGGAGCGTCGGACCGGTGGCTCCGGCGGCGTCGCAAGGTCGAGAGGAGGCGGGGGAGATTCGGACGGCGCTGGGATGGGGAGCGGGGAGTTGCGCGCACGTCAGGGCGCACATGTCGGCTCACCGATTCACGGGGAGGAGCGTCCGTATCGCAGGAGGAGGCAGatggaaggaaaaaaaaaaaacaaatgtggTATCCAAAAATATTCACGTTTTGTTTTTTAGTTGTAGAATAAAAGTagagatatatatttttttggaaGGAAGCACTTGTTCTTAGGTCTAAACCGTTCAGGGCAGCAGCAACACGGGCGCACAACATTAGTATCCTCATAAAAAAGTTaccttccatgtatgagagataCCACTGAAGTTAATATTTTTTTCAACTCAGGCACACTGCTATCTTCTGCCACTTTGGTCCCACCACTATCCCTAGCCTCCTATCTTTGTTCTTCAaattaggcctggtttagattgcaagttttttcactctctttctatcatatcaaatctttagacacatgtgTCGGGTATCgagagaaggggtaccctaagcaagacccaaaaaaacgactgcttagacttcgtagagatcgaaaccagctaaacactgctggcctcggccgattctccgactcgcccgaggcccatcaccgcgggcctcggccggttctccgactcgcccgaggccccgggggcctcggccgattctccgactcgcccgaggcccatcaccgcgggcctcggccggttctccgactcgcccgaggctccctcACTACCGACctcgagcgattccccgccaaaggcctcggccgggccaccgaccctccgtctcgcgcaaggcgggctcggcagcactccgctgcctcttcctcctcccgtccctctgacaaaacgtcgtgtcgcattaactcagccaactgccgcccctgacgacaaccgcatgctcggcacagtacagcagaatggccgatgggacaggaggcgggactgggcaggggttacccgtcactgtactaaccaccatgcacatggttgacacccatgcctcactgtgctgccaactcctgctccgaggacaacgcagcgtggggagccacgtctgggctactgtggcctcggaatcagtacccaggaccaataattccctccaaggcctcggtagTTTGTctcaggggctcgacagcctggggacccatgtccaccaaagccccccgcgatggcttggcctcggcacctacagagccacagcccctacgacgtcatcacgcgatgacctgcacgacccccggactgggcaggggttacctgtcactgtgctaaccaccatgcacatggttgacacccatgcctcactgtgctgccaactcctgctccgaggacaacgcagcgtggggagccgcgcctgggctactgtggcctcggaatcagtacccagggccaacaACTCCCCCGAGgtctcggcagtttgcttcacgggctcggcagcctgaggatccatgaccgccgagccccccacgatggctcggcctcggcatctgcagagccgctgcccactacgacgtcattacacggggaccagcacgtcgcccgccatgtcctgcatcaagctgtactggagccccacgacgcacaagatcaagtatgaccggcgtgtcacttctgcacgacaaggacggagccactccatcgaccataccacaacaacagtggccggctacagggctcggacacgacaCCCCATTTgcagaagcgctatgtagcaacctatgtacgttcccggtcctcccttagagtataaaagggagggaccggggccatttctaggggacgagaaagacgaacacaccgatagaaccacgcactcctacgctgcttgggaacaacgcctcaagcagcccgcaccacccacgccgagacctggggctagtcccctctctcacctagcttgtaaccccctactacgagcactccggtgcaaggaatacaagatcgatctctcggactggacgtagggcctcgattgcctgaaccagtataaaccttgtgtctctttgcatcaccatccgggattaggggcacgcagcacaaattcactcgttggttgagggacccccggttccaaagcaccgacagttggcgcgccaggtagggggcgctgcgtgtcagcttcgtcatcctagcaagttccggatggcagaccccgtacgaccattgcgtctcggcaccgtagtttggttcgggagcctagagttcatgtctctagggcatgagtacgacatggtgctcctcactcctcgagccccaccgtccgacgataaagtcgcgccccggcagcccaggcgcaggcggcgcccgggcggccgttctcgccacgctcgccaggcgcgacgcgagcaaggccaccccgacgctacgcgagcccaGGGCGCCACGCCCTCCCCCGCCGAtgccctacgaccagctgttggtacggggtccctggctagggacctgtctggcctgagcgtggacgaaggaaaatcgccggtggctcgcggcgacgcccagtcgtctagctccgctccaccactccctgaagagccgacccggGCGGGGCAGAgtatggagacggcaccgtccccatacccctttgggttaagaaatgccaccgcctcttacgcctacgcttacgctgccactcacgagcacccctcggaacgccgccaacGCTtcactctcgacctgagcacccgctccgactcctcggacgaggacgaagCATGGCCCAGGgaggatttctccgaactccacaaccctggggccttgcgccaattcttggccataagcgactactgcctcggctactccaactctgacgacgaagggacttacgatccatctcgtgagtgcttccacgtcgggctcgggatgccaagggcgggcgaagaggacgaaaggacaggcaaccattccccgccccgggcaggggcgggcgacgccacaccgccgcgtctcgaggccccggcagcacggaacgagaatcccgttcgtggggggcatcgacgcccagacctggagcagctccgcgagctttgagacaaggtcgaacaagaccgactccttctgcaatagctTCGGAACACTCtcaagcaggagcagcaagggcgcggtgagggcggaggagcccgagggagggcccgcgacgtccatcaccgcatcaacaacgacgaggaGGGagcgccacccccaatctttaatcgcgctagctaGAATGTCGCAGCAGCTGTGATGCTGGTCCGatcaatgcccgagccctccaccaccgaggggcgacgggtccgtggGGAACTCcgcgatctcctcgagaccgcagcggtgcagcaggccgaaagttccgcctcccgccggcgcggaggcacctcggagcaacccacagcgcaacctcaccggggccaggatgcctcggtccgtcccgaggaCGCTCGCGCaccgacggtcaacagggccccctcggtgcgcgaccgacttagggaccaacgcgaggcacagggcgaccacgaagtagttggcaggcgacggcgccacgacgacggagccgcacggggctaccacccacaccgaggcggtcgctacgacagcggtgaggaccgcagtccttcccctgagccgccaggacctcgggtcttcagcagggccatccgtgttgctcctttccccgcccggttccgacagccggccaacctcgcgaaatacagcggcgagaccaacccggaactctggctcgccgatta
Above is a genomic segment from Miscanthus floridulus cultivar M001 chromosome 3, ASM1932011v1, whole genome shotgun sequence containing:
- the LOC136542581 gene encoding uncharacterized protein isoform X2 translates to MSRMVLWDGCFQDSIGKHLQSLSPNRFPTVLLLCRPSSRGENLRATRRVYARDFYDVLGVSKDASAPDIKKAYYAKGQKLVNEKMENPHDGQHGGGERNPRVQLLRMTVNIEAMPNQKRQWYQVRSKA
- the LOC136542581 gene encoding uncharacterized protein isoform X1; translation: MFEHGFSDPIDWGRDLHVLLSCDMSRMVLWDGCFQDSIGKHLQSLSPNRFPTVLLLCRPSSRGENLRATRRVYARDFYDVLGVSKDASAPDIKKAYYAKGQKLVNEKMENPHDGQHGGGERNPRVQLLRMTVNIEAMPNQKRQWYQVRSKA